GGCGGCGAGCCGCGGCGAGACGATCTGTTTCGGCTCCCTGGAGTTCCCCGCGATCCCCGCGACAGATCGTGGGCACCTCCACCATTCCCGCCTTCCTAGACCTTCCGCTTCGGGAGTCTGGAGTTCGTTACTGACCAGCTTGGGGCACAGAGGAGactgctcctcctcccaagcCTCGCAATTTGAGGCGTCGGCGATCAGTTCGCTGGCGCATCAAGAAGCGCAGGCCATCGCAGCCAACCCGTGCGGTGCTCTGCCGCATCGCGCTCATGATGGCCTCCAACCCCGCTGTCGAGGACGTCAATCTGGTCCTCTTCCCTCTGGCCAATGTCTCTCGACAGCTCGCGGGCGGACCTCTGCTCCCGACACCCCGCTCGTTCTCGGAGCGGCTCCCATTCGGCCTACGCAACTCCGCGAGCATCTATGTTTGGGAGCTGTGCAAGGCCGCCCAAGGGCGTCAGCCCGCATCTCAGTTCGTGGGCATGACCGAGAGCTACCCCGACTCTGTCCACGACATCCTATGCTTCGAGGATCCCCTAAGCGATTCCGCTAGCACGGGAGACAACCACCTAGAGGGAACATCCGCACCGCCATGCATGTGCACCATGGCCGACAACGACCCGCCGCCGGAGGTGGTGCCGTCTGAGCAGACACACACCCCACAGGACCATCGCGAGCGCGCGCTCGCCAACGCGCAGGATCACAGCGAAGACCTCCGCTGTCGCCAACAGATGCCCCCGCTCGTGGACCAGCCTCCGCGGGCTCCCTCCAAGTCAAAGGGGATAAATCCCGCGGGTTCCGCACACCAATGTGCGCGCGGGGTCAACCGCGACATAATCAACGACGCCCGCATGCAGGTCCCGCAAGAGTTCCGTGTAGGCCAGAACATCGCGGCGGCCACGATCCTCCTGCAGACGCTGCCGGAGCCGGAGGAACGACCTAGAGGAACCTTCACCGCCAGGTGCGGAACCTGGTAGAACTCGCCACCATCCAGCAGGCGGAGAGCTCCTCACTACACCGCCGGCAGGCCGCTGCCTCTTGTCCCACCGGCGGCGCGAGTCACCGTGGGCGGGAACCATCCGAGGTACAGCTCCCCCCACCGGCACAGCAGGCCAACGTGGGCGGTGCGCCAGCCCTAGCGGCGGCATCCGCTCCTCTCCCACCGAGGCCACCAGTTCACGACCACGTCGGCCCCAATTACGAGCGCATAGTGTGATCCAAGGCCGGTAGCAGGCGAGGCATCACGCCGACCTCGACCGCGCGGCCGCTTGAGCAGAGGACGCGCGGGCATAAGCACCCAACCCGGAGCACTCACCGCTCCGTCGAGGGGGACACCCCTGCGACCCCGACGTGGACCACGACCGGAGTCCTAGCCCGGACCCCATTGGGCCAAACGCCTTCTCCAGGGCGATCCGGGGGGCGCCTTTCCCCCAGCGCTTTCGGCCACCGGCGAACGTCGTGAAATATACTGGGGATACGAACCCCGGCGTGTGGCTGTAAGACTATCGGTTTGCATGCCGGGCTGGAGGAGCAAGCGACGACCACTTCATCATCCAGTATCTTCCAATATGCCTGGGAGAGAACGACCGCGCGTAGCTGGAGTTCTTGCCTGCCGATTCCATCGGCAGCTGGGCAGACCTCCGGAAAGTATTCATCGGCAACTTTCAAGGCACGTACATACGTCCTGGCAATTCTTGGGACCTCAAGAACTGCAAGTAGGAGCCCGGCGAGTCCCAGCGAGACTACATCcgatgcttctccaagcagtgtaACTCGCTCCCAGGCGTCATTGACGCCGACGTCATTGGTGCGTTCCTCAGCGGGACGCACTGCAAGACCCAAGTCCACAAACTGGGGTGCTAAAAGCTGCGCACTACGCATGAGCTCCTGGAGATCGCCACCAATCACGCctccggcgaggtggcggtCGGGGCCATCTTCGAGCGCGACCGGCATGTGGTAAAGGCAAAGCGGCATGACCGCGACAGGCCTTCCTCGAGCCGCGAGGAtaggaagaacaagaaaaatcGCCGACCTCCTGCCACCAGCGAGGTCACGGCGACCGAGCGCCAAGATAAGCGCCCGCCTAGAAACGACCACTTCAACCAGCTCCTGGAGAAGCGATGCACCAACCAAGACTATCCGGTGAACCACAAGTTCAAAGATTGTGATATGATGAAGCGCCTCCTTCGCAGGACAGCCAAGACCGACGGCGATAGCTGCGACAAGCGGCCCGACACCGACCAGGACAAGGAGGAGCCGGCGGAGGGAGCATTCCTAGACGTGGATCGGTGCTTGGTCATcatcggcggcctggaggaTGAGTGTTCCCGGCGGCTGCAGAAGGTGCGGCTCCATGAGGTATGTGCTGCCGCGAGTTCCATTCCTAGAAAGTTGAAGTGGGCGTCCACGCCCATTATTTTCGACCAGGATGATCATCCGACGAGCATCCCTCGACCTGGGAGCTATCCCCTCATCGTCGACCCCGTCATTAGCAACATGCGCTAGTCCAAGGTGCTGATGGAcgggggcagcagcctcaacatcctctACATCGACACCTTGGAAGCCATGGGAATCCCGCGAGCCTGCTTGCGGGAATCTCATTTCCCCTTCTACGGCATCCTGCCGGACATGAAGGCATACCCGATCGGCAACACGACTTGCCAGTCACGTTCGGCAGCAAAGCCAACATCCGCACCGAGACCCTCACGTTTGAGGTGGTGGACTGGAAGGGAGCGTACCAGGCCATCTTCAGGCGCCccgcctacgccaagttcatggcggtgcCCAACTACACCGACATCAAGCTCAAGCTGCCGGGCCCGAACGGGGTCCTCACCGTGAGCGGCTCCTTCGAGCAGGCCTACGTCAGCAGCCGCGAGTACTTCAACCTCGCCACCACTGCGGCGAACTTAGCTGAGCTTGGCCAGCTTCGCACCACCACTCCCGAGTGCCGTCCTAACCCTGGCAAGCCTAGCCAGGCACTGGCCTTCGTCTCAACCGACGAGACCAAGACGGTCGTGGTCGATGACGCCGATCCAACCAAGATGGTGCGGATCGGCTCCCAGCTGTCGGCCAAATAGGAATGCgcgctcgtcgacttcctccgcgccaacaagCATACTATTGGCTAGAAGCCGTCCGACATGCCGAGCATCCCAAGGGAGGTTGCCGAGCACGAGCTCCGCATTTTGCCGGGATCTAAGCCCGTCCAACAACGACTGCGCTGCTTCGACGACGAGAGGCGCAGGGCCATAGGAGAAGAGATAGCTAAGCTACTAGCTGCTGGCTTCATAAAAGAAGTCTATCACTCCGACTGGCTCtctaacccagtccttgtaaagaAGAAAACTggtcaatggaggatgtgtgttgattacaccAGCCTGAACAAGGCTTGCCCCAAAGACCCTTTTTCTTTGCCTAGAATAGATCAGATAATCGACTCCACCTCTGGATGCGAAATCTTATCCTTTCTAGACGCTTACTCGGGCTATCACCAGATAGCGATGTAGGAATCTGACCAGCTCGCGACATCCTTCATCACGCCGTTCGGCTCATACTGCTACGTGTCGATGTCGTTCGGTCTCAAGAACACAAGAGCAACATACCAGCAATGCATGCAAGCCTGCTTCTCCGACCAGATCAACCCGCCAATCGACCCCGACTGGCCGGACCCGCATCGGGCGACGGCCGCGGTCTATGTTGACGATATCGTCGTCAAGACGCCGCGCGCGGATGACCTAGTCGCCACCCTGAGCACCACATTCGCAAATCTCAACAGGTTCAATATCAAATTGAATCCTGAGAAATACACGTTCGGTGTGCCTAAGGGCAAACTTCTCGTGTACATGGTGTCCGAGCGCGGCATTGAAGCCAACCGCGACAAAATCGCGGCTATCACCAACATGGGACCCATCCGCGGCGTCAAAGGCTTCCAGAGTTTAACCGGGTGCCTAGCAGTGCTCAGTCGGTTCATTGCCTGGCTGGGAGAGCGAGGCCTGCCGCTGTACAAACTCCTCAAGAAATCCAACACCTTTGTCTGGATGGAGGAGGCACAGGCGGCCCTCGACCGTCTCAAGACTCTCTTATCCTCTCCACCGGTGCTCATGGCACCGGATCTCTGCGAACCCCTTTTGCTCTACCTAGCAGCCACTAACCATGTGGTCAGCGCCGCTCTGGTGGTTGAAAGGGAAGAACAGGGACACGCCCTTAAGGTCCAACACCCCGTGTatttcatcagcgaagtactgaCTGACACCAAGTCACGGTACCTGCAAACACAAAAACTCCTCTACGCCGTCATCATGGCGGCCAAGAAGCTGTAACACTACTTCACCGAGCATGAGGTGTCGGTCGTCACCTCGTTCCCACTCGGAGAAGTTGTTCGCAACCGCGACACCGTGGGGCAGATATCCAAATGGGCAGTCGAGCTGATGGGCTATGATGTCAAGTTCGTGCCGTGCACGGCGATAAAGTCTCAAGCCCTGGCCGACTTCATTGCCAAGTGGACGGAAGTTCAAGTTCCGACCTCAGAAATCCCTCATGAGTACTGGACCCTCTACTTCGACGGATCGGTCATGGGACCTGGCGCGGGGGCCGGGGTCGTCCTGGTCTCCCCAGAAGGAGGCAAGTTCCAGTATGCAGTCCGCCTCCACTTCCCCGCGTCAAACAACGTCGCGGAGTATGAGGCGCTCATCAGCGGCCTCCGCATAGCAATCGACATCGGGGCAACCCGCCTATACGTCTACGGCGACTCCAAGCTAGTAATCAACCAGGTCATGAAGAACTCTAACTGCGAGAGCCCTCTCATGGATGCATACTGCCAGGAAGTCCGTAAGCTAGAAGGGAGATTCCGGGGTctggagctccaccacatcccACGGAAGCAAAACCCCGATGCGGACGCTCTCACAAAGATGGCCGCCGAGCGCAAGCCGGCGCCCAATGGCGTTTTCGTCAATGACCTGAATGCGCCGTCAGCACGAGAGAAGCAGCCGGCCACAGGTAAGACAAAAACAGGGGAAACAGAGCATGCAGAGAAAATAGAGCACGCTCCCTCTGACCCAGCCCCCGACCAGGTACCCGAGGGCCTAACCTGTCTTGCTACGGGACAATCTGACTCAAGCCAGGCAGACAACACAAACTGGAGAGCCGACCTATTGGCTTATCTCCTACACGAAGTCCTCCCAGAGGAACGCAACGCAGCCCGCCGGGTAGCCCGACGAGCCAAAACCTTCGCCGTAATCGACGGCGAGCTCTACAAAAGCAGCCCCTTAGAAACTGGCATTCTCATGAAGTGCATCCCATTGCCCAGGGCAAAGAGCTTCTTCTCGAGATACATGCCAGGATCTGCAGACACCATGTTGCACCACGCTCCTTCGTCGGAAAAGCTTTCCGGCATggattctactggccaacagcactgcGTAACGCGGAGGACATCGTCCGCGCATGCAAAGCCTGCCAATTCTacgcaaaacaaacccacctgcTAGCCCAAACCCTTCAGACCATTCCCATAACATGGCCATTCGGCATGTGGGGTCTAGACATGGTCGGGCCTCTCAAGAAGGCACCAGGAGGGTTCACCCACTTACTTGTcgcaatcgacaagttcacaaaatggatagaggcaaaaCCGATAACCACAAtcgactccaaggaggccgtTAAGTTCTTCCTGGACATCGTTTACAGATTCGGCGTGCCCAACTCCATCATCATTGACAACGGGACCAACTTCACAGGACACTACTTCCAAGAGTTCGCGGAAGGATACGGGATCCGGATCGACTGGGCATCGGTCGGACACCTGCGTACAAACGGGCAAGTCAAAAGAGCTAACGGCCTAATCATCCAAGGGCTCAAACCGCGCATTTTTGACATGCTTAAAAAGTTCGCGGGTCGTTGGGTGGAAGAACTACCGGCAGTGCCCTGGAGTTTGCGAACCACTCCTAACCGGTCAATGGGGCTAACACCTTTCTTCCTTACGTATGGCTCCAAATCCGTGCTCCCTTCTGATCTGGACTACGGCGCCCCTAGAGTCAAAGCATTTGACCCAGAGACGGCGGCCGAAGCTTAGAGAGACGCCATGGAAATCTTAGAGGAAGCAAGGCTGGCAACGTTACACCGATCGGCCCGTTACCAACAAACTTTACGCAAGTACCACGAGAGGCGCATACGGGAGAGGACGCTGTAGGTCAGAGATCTGGTCTTGCGATGAGTCATGTCGACgaaggacaagcacaagctctcgccgccatgggaaggaccctacAGCATCGCAGAGGTGATACAACCAGCCACCTACAGGCTAAAAGACTCCAATGGTAACATTCTGACCAATCTCTGCGATACAACCAGGCACCTACAGGCTAAAAGACTCCAATGGTAACATTCTGACCAATTCTTGTAACATGGACCAGTTACGGCATTTCTTCCCGTAAGAACCACTAGCGGCTCAGTCCAAGTGCCCCGACCTGGCCACTTCCGGCTCGGGGCCCTGACACCTGTCATTTTTTTCTCCTCACCGCACAGCACAGTGCACTTCCGGTCCAGAATCACTCGGGGGCCGGACACTGCATCTTTTTCACTAGCAACACACAAGCTCTCTGGTTTCTAGCACCCCGACCCATCCACATTTGGCTCGGAGCGCTCGGGGACCAGAccatggtcttcgaccatcctactTTCTGTTGTTTTCCGCCTCTATAGCCCCTTGCCCTGAGCACTCTTAGGCCAAGGCTCTCGGGGGCCTCACTGGGACGGACTGTGCAGCACGCGCACATTGGTCTCTCTCTATGGTCACACGACACACGACTTTTTCTACTAATTCGCATTTTTCCACTCTACTCAAACGCTTTTCCCGAACTATCCGATCAATTAGATTCGTGTAACGATCTACGGCGACTAGCGAATGATGCCTCTGGGCCAGCTCCCCGCTATATGTCGCAGCCTACGATCAGCACGCAGTTCCAAAAGAAAGGAGT
This portion of the Panicum virgatum strain AP13 chromosome 2N, P.virgatum_v5, whole genome shotgun sequence genome encodes:
- the LOC120662424 gene encoding uncharacterized protein LOC120662424, encoding MDGGSSLNILYIDTLEAMGIPRACLRESHFPFYGILPDMKGAYQAIFRRPAYAKFMAVPNYTDIKLKLPGPNGVLTVSGSFEQAYVSSREYFNLATTAANLAELGQLRTTTPECRPNPGKPSQALAFVSTDETKTVVVDDADPTKMVRIGSQLSAK